In bacterium, the DNA window CGGCGCCGGTTACATCGGCAGCGTCACCGCCCGGGTCCTGCTGGCGCGGGGCCACGAGGTCGAGATCCTCGACGACTTCAGCACCGGCCACCGCGAGGCGCTGCCGCCGGGGGTCCCGCTGCACGAGGGCTCGCTCCTGGACGCGGTCTTCGTGGACCGGGTGTTGGCCGCGCCCGTCGACGCGGTGCTGCATTTCGCGGCCTTCAGCCTGGTCGGCGAGTCGGCGGTCCGCCCGCTGAAGTACTACCGCAACAACGTCGGCGGCAGCGTCAACCTGCTCGACGCCGCCGCGCGCGCGGGCATCGGGCGGTTCGTCTTCTCCTCGACGGCCGCCGTCTACGGCGAACCGGACGAGATGCCGATCACCGAGCACGCGCCGACCCGGCCGGTCAACCCGTACGGCCACACCAAGCTGGCGATCGAGTGGGCCCTGGCCGACACGGCGGCGGCCGCGGGATTCCCGGCCGTGGCGCTGCGCTACTTCAACGCGTGCGGCGCCTCGCAGGAACTGGGCGAGGACCACGAGCCGGAGACCCACCTGATCCCGCGCCTGCTGCGGTCGCTGCTGGACCCGGACGTCGACTTCGCCGTCTTCGGCGACGACTACCCGACGCCCGACGGCACCTGCATCCGCGACTACGTCCACGTCGCGGACCTGGCCGAGGCCCACGCCCTCGCCCTGGAGGCCGACCTGCGGCCCGGGCTGAGCGTCTACAATCTCGGCACCGAGACGGGAGCCTCGGTGCGGGAGATCCTGGCGGCCGCCGCGGCGGTCACCGGGCGGGAGATCGCGCCGCGCATCGAGCCGAGGCGGCCCGGCGACCCGGCGCGCCTGGTGGCGGGCAACGCCCGCGCCCGCCGCGATCTGGGCTGGCGGCCCCGCGGCGACGGCTTGCCGTCGATCCTGGCCGATGCCTGGCGCTGGCATCGGGACCACCCCCGCGGGTACCGCGGCTGAGGCCGCGGGAACCGGGGATGGCCGTGCGGCCCGAACGCGGGTATGCTGGCGGGCGTATTATTGCCGGTGGACGGCTTGACAGGGGTCGCGCGGGAGTGTTTACTTCCCGGACCGTCGCCGCAGGGCGGCGGTCCCGCGTCCGGTGTGCCTGGGTAGCTCAGTTGGTAGAGCACATGACTGAAAATCATGGTGTCGGTGGTTCAACTCCGCCCCCAGGCACCACTTCTCGTCCGACGTTCGAGCCGATGTAGCTCAGCTGGTAGAGCAGCTCACTCGTAATGAGCAGGTCTGGGGTTCGAGTCCCCACATCGGCTCCACCGCCCTGCGCCGTCCGACCCGCCGCCGCCAACGGCCGGCCCTGCCGGCTATGCGTCCAAGTCAGATGAAGGAGCCTGCATTGGCCCTGCGCATCAGCGTCTCGGGGATCCGGGGTGTGATCGGCGACGGACTCGACGCCGTCGTCGCGGCGCGGTGGGCCGCCGCCTTCGGCGCCTGGCTGCCGCCGGGCCCGGTCGTGGTCGGTCGCGACACCCGCCCCTCCGGCCCGGTCCTGCTGGACGCCGTGTCCTCGGCCCTGCGGTCGACGGGCCACGACGTCGTGGACATCGGCGTCGCCTCGACGCCCACCACCGAGATGGAAGTCCAGGAGAGCGACGCCGTCGGC includes these proteins:
- the galE gene encoding UDP-glucose 4-epimerase GalE, translated to MRVLVTGGAGYIGSVTARVLLARGHEVEILDDFSTGHREALPPGVPLHEGSLLDAVFVDRVLAAPVDAVLHFAAFSLVGESAVRPLKYYRNNVGGSVNLLDAAARAGIGRFVFSSTAAVYGEPDEMPITEHAPTRPVNPYGHTKLAIEWALADTAAAAGFPAVALRYFNACGASQELGEDHEPETHLIPRLLRSLLDPDVDFAVFGDDYPTPDGTCIRDYVHVADLAEAHALALEADLRPGLSVYNLGTETGASVREILAAAAAVTGREIAPRIEPRRPGDPARLVAGNARARRDLGWRPRGDGLPSILADAWRWHRDHPRGYRG